Part of the Cuniculiplasma divulgatum genome, AGTCAATTTCGGGAATTAAGAAAGAACTGGATCAGGTGGGTTTAAAGTTGCACCGTTTAACTCTTGCAGGTTATCTCAGCGCAATGGTGGACGCCGAAACACTAAAGGTCAAGGAAATAAAACCTGCAAAAGTTTATTCACTGAATCAGAAGGGAACAGTATCCCTTTACCGCAAGATAGGAAAGGCAATAAAGGATACCTATAACGAAAATCACGGAGATATATGCCTATCATTTCTTTATTACACCTTCCAGAGACCAATTTTCATCAGGGAGTTTGAACTCTGCGATATAGATCTTCCAAGGAATTACAGAAAGTCATTTTCAACTAAGAAGCTCAATTACATAAAGTCATTTCAGGAGGCAGGCATTGAGATACCTGAAAATGAAATGTTGATAGAGCCTGAAAGTACTAACAATACACAGCTACTGAGGATAATGCGGATATTGTTGCTTTCTCAAAATAATCTAATGCTGGAGTCTACACTCATTGACATGGAACAAAAAACTCTGGAGGATATCTGACCATATAATTTCATCGTTATAATAGAATTAAATGTAATGTTTTAATATTCATCTAGTATGGAGATTTAATGAAGAGTCTTCCCGGGAAGTCAGTATACAATGGTCATTTACCATTAGGTTGCACCATGTGTGCAAAGGGGGCAAAGATGGTACTTTTCGTATCAGGGATATGTGATGCGAAGTGTTTTTATTGCCCATTATCAGAACAAAAAAAGATGAATGACGTGATGTTTGCAGATGAAATGCCACTTGCAAATATGAAAGATGCCATTTTTGAAGCAAAGATGATCCAGGCTACCGGTACTGGAATCACGGGTGGTGATCCACTAAAGTTCTATGAGCGAACGGCTGAATATATCAAAATTTTGAAGGAGGAATTTGGAGATTCTCATCATATTCATTTATACACAATAAGCGGTTCCAAGGAAGCTATAGAAACTGTAGCAAAGGCATGTCTTGATGAAATAAGATTCCATCCTCCAGAGGAGATATGGCGTGTTATGGACCGTTCTATTTTCAAGGACAGGATAAAATGGTCCAGAGATATGGGAATGAGTGTTGGTATCGAGGTTCCAAGTCTTCCAGGAAGGTTTGAGGACACAAGAGCATTAATCGATTTCAGCAGGAAAATGGACCTTGATTTTATTAATCTCAATGAACTGGAATTCTCAGAAACGAATTATGAAAATCTTCTTGGCAAGAACTACAAAATTAAAAATGATGTAGAATCTGGTGCGAAAGATTCACAAAAACTTGCCATAGATATGGTGAAGGAAAATCCTGATTTTACAGTTCACTACTGCTCCGCTTCTTTTAAGGATGGAGTTCAGCTCAAGAATCGTCTTAAGAGGAGAGCAAAAAATGTGGCAAAGCCATATGACATAGTTACAAAGGATGGAACCATAATTAGGGGTATAATTCAGGGCGGTCCTGTGGAGGAGATGGCTGAGGCACTTTTAAATATTGGAATTCCCAAAAATGAAATGCAGATAAATAAGATAAAGAGAAGAGTTGAGATAGCACCATGGATCGTTGATGATCTTAAGGGAAAACTTGATTATGAAATTTACCAGATAGAAGAATACCCAACGTGGGATGCCATAGAGGTCGAGAGGGTAAAAATTTAATAAGTTAGTGAAAACAGGATTTAATCCTGTAGTTCTATTTTATCTATTTTTCTGTATGCCATTGAACCATCCATTACATCTTCAAATTTTTGAATTTTGAGGATCTTTTTATTAAATCCAATGACCAGAGATTCATATTCTCCCCCCTCTCCAGCAATGTTGATTCTCAAACTATTTCTCAGTTTTATCAGTTCAGAGATCATGTCCTGGTCAATCACCTTCCCAAGATTTTCATGTCCAAGGCCTTCCGCCGAAACGCTCACTATTATGGGTCTTATCCCTGAAAGAATTACGCTTCTTAATTCATTTTCCTGATCCATAAGCCACAGCGGTGAATAGGATAGAAGGTTATTTTCAGTACAGAACTTTTCTATTCTAGTCTTCTGGAAATTTGATGCTATTGCCCCACTAATTATTGCCCTTGCACCTAACTTTTCCGCAAGACTTAGTAAATCTTTATAGAAATTGGTTTCGCTAATAAAAACTGTATCAAGTCCAATCAATTTTGCTACATATTTGGCAATTTTGTAATTAGGCACATGAAACATTTCAGAATACTTTACAGGCTCGACAGTTACACAGCATACTACCTCTAGACCCTGTTCCTGAGCTATAACTGTGGAAAGAAATGAATCTTTTCCACCTGATAATAATGAAATAGCTTTCATATTAAACTTAAATATCATTCTCATATATCATACTGGTGAGAAAATGGTAGTAAAAGTCGGAGATATGGCACCAGATTTCGAATTGCCAGATGCAAAAAACAAGGTTAGAAAGTTATCGGAGTTTAGAGGAGGGAACGTAGTTCTTGCATTCTTCCCAGGAGCATTTACGGGTGTTTGCACAAAGGAAATGTGCGCATTCAGAGACTCTATGGCGGCATTCAATGATATGAAGGCAAAGGTCCTGGGAATTAGCGTTGATACTCCATTTTCACTTGCGAAGTTTGCAGAAACAAACAATCTAAACTTTGATCTTCTCAGTGATCACGGAAAACATGTAATCACTGAATATGGTATAGTCCACAAGAACTTTATAGGTCTTCCAAAGCTGGATGTTTCAAAAAGATCTGTATTTATACTTGATAAGACTGGAAAGGTAGTATATGCATGGGTTTCAGAAGACCCTGGAAAGGAACCAGATTACCAGGTAATAAAGGACAAGCTTAAAACAATGAACTAATTTTAATCCATACCATTCTATTATTTTTTTTAAATTCTAATACTTTTGGATAATATTCTAATAATCAGTTTTAATCAATTTTTTATATGTTCTTACATAAATTAAATACCGTAATAATTAATGCAAAAACGAGTGATAAAACAATAATCTATCCTGATAGTTATTAGCGAGGACAGATATACTGTTAAAACAAGTTTGAGAAAATTAAATTGAAGAAATTTATTCTCCATCGAGTCAGTATTTTAGAAAAACCTAATTTAGATACTATAAAGAAGTAAAAGTTAGGTAATTATATCAGATTTATTTAAAATAAATGTTTATGGTTTGTCTGAAAGTTTTGATGGCCACCAGTTATATTTCTTTATTATGGTCATGATTGCTGGAATGAAGAATGGCCAGCTAATGAATGTGTCTATCAACACTCCTAGCCCAACTCCAATACCTATCTCCTGGACGAGTGGAATTGCACTGAAATAAAGCGCTGCGAATGTCACAAATAGTAATGTTCCAAGTAGCATGATCACGCTTCCATTTTCAGTGACACTGGTTACCACAGCATCTCTGAGACCGGATCCTTTCATTACTTCCTCTCTCACTCTTGTGATCATAAATATGTCATAATCGAGACCTACGGCAAGTAAAGTTATAAAAACGAACACTGGCATGAATATAACGACTGGAAATCCCTGGAGATAGTGGAAAATAACATAGGAAACGGAAAGGGAAGCGAGTACAACTGCCATAACCATTATAATTAGCCTGAGAGGTGTAAGGACAGATGAGAGCTGTATTAGCAGTATTAAAAATATGGTTATAGCCAGAATTGGAAGGATTTCAGAAAATGATACCTGTGTTGTGTGCAAAGCATCTGATAAGCTCTGTGTTAAACCACCAACCGCCACACTGTATGTCGTTTTCGCATCAGGTACAGCTTTAATGTTCCCATAGAGATTGGTTACAGTGTTAATTGCCTTATTGCCCCATCCTATATTGTATGTCTGAAATACTATCTCGACGTAATTTGGGTTTGTGGTACTTATAAAAGTATTTGTCTGATTAATGTAAGTAGCAGCCGCTGCAGATGGAACATTGGATGGAACGTAACCGGTGTAGTATCCAAAAGGTCTTCCAGGTCCAAGTACTTCTGAGATACCTTTTGTATTAATAGTTGCGTTTTCTATTTGAAGAACAGTCGACATTTCTGCAGTGTTGAGAACTCCATTTGACACCAAAGGTTGTGGGAGCTGTACGATTTCAAAATCTCTATCGAAGAAATCTCCATTAAAGCTATCATTAACAACCTGAATGGCAGATGTTGCGGGACTTTGAGGTAATAGTTTAAGTATGTCAATTCCCGAAGGCGTAACTTCATAAACAGTTAGTCCAAGTATTGATACTACCACAAAGATAGCTACCATTGCTTTAATGTGTTTCGTTGAAAAAAGACCGATTGCATGTAGATGTTTATGACTACCTTCATGAAATTCTCCATTAGCAGTTTTCTTGAATATTTTTGTTCCATACCTGTGAAGAATGGAAAGTAGTAGTGTATTGGCTACTAAAAGTGTAATTGTTACGCCTATTGCGTTAGCAAAGCCTGAATCGCTAAAAAAGGGTATATTTGCAAGCCAGAGAACAACTTCAGAAAGGATCACTGTGAGACCGGAAGTAAAGACAGCGTGACCAGCCCATCTTGCAGACATAACTGTTGGTCTTTCCGTTTTCTTTCGAAGCTCTGATCTGTATCTGGCCATTATGTAGACAGTATAGTCACTACTGAGCCCAAGGATAAATATCAATAATAGCGTGGGCGTTATGAAAGAGGCTTCAGTGTGTAAAACATAGGTATAGAGATATCCTACTATTCCAAGGGATACTACGGTAGAAACCATAAACATGAGTATGGGTATAAAGGCAGCCTTTACAGACCGGAAGAACAGTCCAACTATCAGAATCGAAATTAGTATACCAGCTCCCAGTGCTTTTATTAAACCAGAAGTAACCTCTCCTGATAACTGACTTGCGAGCTCATTTGATCCTGCTACCAGAAACTTGCTTCCTTTATACAGGGAGGAGGCATTATTAGCAATGGACTGAATTTTATTACCAACCCTAGCAGAATAATTCCCCTTAAAGGTATAAATGAATATGGATGTACTGTGATTATAGCCCACAAAGTTATGATAAAGATACGGTGTCGGAACCAGAGGCAAATCCTGTAATGGATAAGAGGACATAAACTGGTTTACAACCGCCTTTACGGAGGTTGAATTAATAACTGAGCTAAGATAAGTCGATAGGAAGTTTTTATTCGCCTCAAATAGTGGGTTTCCTGCAAAATCTTTTAAACTAGACCTTACTGAAAGAAGATTTGCTATTGAATCAAGCTGTAGCTTAGTTGCTGGCTGGCTGAGGTTATATGCCATACCGGCAAATTGAATTATTGAAGTATTATCCGTAGAAACAATTAAAGTCTTAATTTTAGAAAAGGAATTTCCCGATTCCTCCTTAAGAAGTTGGATAGAAAGGTTTACATTCTCACTTAAAGGGCTTGATACGTATCTGGTTAGATTCTGGTGAACTATTATAAATTGACCTATTGGGTATAGACCATAACTACTTAGGGATGCATTAAAAGATGAATCCTTAAGACTAAGTTCTGAGCCGACCTGCATAATGGCATTTAATTGGTTCACATTGCTTGATGTTAATGTCGAATTCACATATTTCGAGAACAGGTTGGTGTATGCTTTCTGTAAATTGAATACAGGACTATTCGAGGGCAACTCCTGAATCACTGTATTATATGCTAGGGATTCGGATTCAGTCACGTTTCTTCCATTAATATAAGCGTTATTTAAGGACAGAAAATAGATCTCTTCCGGACCCAAAAATATAGGGCTTGTTTTGTTTATTCCGGATCCAAGTTCGTTCATATTCTTTGTAATATTATAGTTGGCGGAAATCAATTTAAGTATCCCGTTAGTGTAGTTTTGTAGCGTATCTCTCTCAGTGACAATAATGTTTTCTGTTCCTGTATAATTTTTAGTTGTTTTCAGATACTTATTCATTTCACTTTGAAAACTTATAAGTGCATTCATTCCCTGAGAGGTGGTTGTTGTAATATTTTGTGAAACAATTATTAATTCTGATGTGTTGGTAGACTGTCCTGCGGCAGATGGACTAAAATATTTAGATACTTCAGAAGTGGCGTTACCAGACATTGTTTTACTAGAACCAAACCCACTGGTAATATCGAAGCTAGTGTGTGAAAAGACTAGAAGCGCACCATAACCCATCAACACGATCAAAACTATCCATATAACAATAATTTTTCCGCTATTCTTTGATACACCTTTGCCAATCCTCTCAAAGACGGACTCAAACATACACCCTAATTTTATTAACATATTAATGATTTACTAATTAAAGAAAATGGAGACATTCAGTGGAATATTTTTAGAAGTCTTCAAAGAAGTTATCTATAAACTTGATTGATATTGAATTCCCTAATCAAATTTTAAAATTTGGATTTTCTATGGAAAAACATTAGACTTAATTTCATCAATTATTGCAATCTTTTTCTTAAAGGTTAATTGCGGAAATACACTTATTATGTGAAAAATATCTATAATCAGGCAATGTTAAAAAATATTTTTCACTCACCTTCCAGCAAGCTTTAGTATGTTTTATGTATTACAGATCAATAACACTTTG contains:
- a CDS encoding radical SAM protein — its product is MKSLPGKSVYNGHLPLGCTMCAKGAKMVLFVSGICDAKCFYCPLSEQKKMNDVMFADEMPLANMKDAIFEAKMIQATGTGITGGDPLKFYERTAEYIKILKEEFGDSHHIHLYTISGSKEAIETVAKACLDEIRFHPPEEIWRVMDRSIFKDRIKWSRDMGMSVGIEVPSLPGRFEDTRALIDFSRKMDLDFINLNELEFSETNYENLLGKNYKIKNDVESGAKDSQKLAIDMVKENPDFTVHYCSASFKDGVQLKNRLKRRAKNVAKPYDIVTKDGTIIRGIIQGGPVEEMAEALLNIGIPKNEMQINKIKRRVEIAPWIVDDLKGKLDYEIYQIEEYPTWDAIEVERVKI
- a CDS encoding diphthine--ammonia ligase, which produces MKAISLLSGGKDSFLSTVIAQEQGLEVVCCVTVEPVKYSEMFHVPNYKIAKYVAKLIGLDTVFISETNFYKDLLSLAEKLGARAIISGAIASNFQKTRIEKFCTENNLLSYSPLWLMDQENELRSVILSGIRPIIVSVSAEGLGHENLGKVIDQDMISELIKLRNSLRINIAGEGGEYESLVIGFNKKILKIQKFEDVMDGSMAYRKIDKIELQD
- a CDS encoding peroxiredoxin, which produces MVVKVGDMAPDFELPDAKNKVRKLSEFRGGNVVLAFFPGAFTGVCTKEMCAFRDSMAAFNDMKAKVLGISVDTPFSLAKFAETNNLNFDLLSDHGKHVITEYGIVHKNFIGLPKLDVSKRSVFILDKTGKVVYAWVSEDPGKEPDYQVIKDKLKTMN
- a CDS encoding MMPL family transporter — protein: MFESVFERIGKGVSKNSGKIIVIWIVLIVLMGYGALLVFSHTSFDITSGFGSSKTMSGNATSEVSKYFSPSAAGQSTNTSELIIVSQNITTTTSQGMNALISFQSEMNKYLKTTKNYTGTENIIVTERDTLQNYTNGILKLISANYNITKNMNELGSGINKTSPIFLGPEEIYFLSLNNAYINGRNVTESESLAYNTVIQELPSNSPVFNLQKAYTNLFSKYVNSTLTSSNVNQLNAIMQVGSELSLKDSSFNASLSSYGLYPIGQFIIVHQNLTRYVSSPLSENVNLSIQLLKEESGNSFSKIKTLIVSTDNTSIIQFAGMAYNLSQPATKLQLDSIANLLSVRSSLKDFAGNPLFEANKNFLSTYLSSVINSTSVKAVVNQFMSSYPLQDLPLVPTPYLYHNFVGYNHSTSIFIYTFKGNYSARVGNKIQSIANNASSLYKGSKFLVAGSNELASQLSGEVTSGLIKALGAGILISILIVGLFFRSVKAAFIPILMFMVSTVVSLGIVGYLYTYVLHTEASFITPTLLLIFILGLSSDYTVYIMARYRSELRKKTERPTVMSARWAGHAVFTSGLTVILSEVVLWLANIPFFSDSGFANAIGVTITLLVANTLLLSILHRYGTKIFKKTANGEFHEGSHKHLHAIGLFSTKHIKAMVAIFVVVSILGLTVYEVTPSGIDILKLLPQSPATSAIQVVNDSFNGDFFDRDFEIVQLPQPLVSNGVLNTAEMSTVLQIENATINTKGISEVLGPGRPFGYYTGYVPSNVPSAAAATYINQTNTFISTTNPNYVEIVFQTYNIGWGNKAINTVTNLYGNIKAVPDAKTTYSVAVGGLTQSLSDALHTTQVSFSEILPILAITIFLILLIQLSSVLTPLRLIIMVMAVVLASLSVSYVIFHYLQGFPVVIFMPVFVFITLLAVGLDYDIFMITRVREEVMKGSGLRDAVVTSVTENGSVIMLLGTLLFVTFAALYFSAIPLVQEIGIGVGLGVLIDTFISWPFFIPAIMTIIKKYNWWPSKLSDKP